In the genome of Geotrypetes seraphini chromosome 16, aGeoSer1.1, whole genome shotgun sequence, one region contains:
- the LRP10 gene encoding low-density lipoprotein receptor-related protein 10 — protein sequence MPLHATPCLLLPLLVLCGSSGSANTDFVLGEEACKRVPQVLTDTQGHIRSPLTVLGYRYGRRCTYTWIIQAMLEEMVSIRFDSFFIPCETEKLIIQAAERKPFTLCGMHSTGPKQLPGGNITLTYSLSPNPSTGFILSYLKHSFGCYSYQFQCWNGNCVPARWLCNGVDECRDGSDEAGCPPNTSAFPPPSPPACNRTLETFYGVFSSPGFSADLSALRSGYECWWFLNPHDSHRIVLQFVALELGYSDVLRVYDESPGGQLLRSLDFLSSGQQVTVESSGSRMAVFYHAGGGSSRGFNATYHIIGYCLPWDTPCRGGEDGCFTDAQRCDDVWDCETGEDEKGCGFCPSDHYPCGGVHSGGSSCYTLADRCNYQASCTDGADERRCRSCQPGNFHCEDERCIYETWVCDGQPDCVDGSDERNCGYQTPRKVVTAAVVGSLVCGLLLVVALGCTCKLYAIRTQEYSIFAPLSRADAEFMQRQAPPSYGQLIAQGAIPPVEDFPTENPNDNSVLGNLRSLLQILRQDQAQGIPHRRRHRNRHLRRFMRRLRRWGLLPATTTVVTVSSSAREGGNCDGDGSSGAGQDPRAASTESEGADNGEGATGGVESAGASEAPPLPQKVPLVSSRDRLLTSTNSNVMPRAEVASPVPSGNEFVPASFGSVLSGVVQSLRGRFFSHHQEWRGYGDAETLSQPLPGGEEEEDEVLLLPLAEGWAEMLPETSGTSVEGDDVMLLPC from the exons ATGCCGCTCCATGCCACCCCCTGCCTGCTGCTGCCTCTCCTTGTTCTTTGCG gCTCATCTGGATCAGCCAACACAGATTTTGTCCTTGGTGAGG AGGCCTGTAAAAGGGTCCCACAGGTGCTGACAGATACCCAGGGGCACATCAGGAGCCCTCTGACTGTCCTTGGCTATCGCTATGGCAGGAGATGCACTTACACTTGGATCATCCAAGCCATGCTGGAAGAGATGGTGTCCATCAG ATTTGACAGTTTCTTTATCCCCTGTGAAACGGAGAAGCTGATCATTCAGGCAGCAGAGCGAAAGCCATTTACACTGTGTGGCATGCACAGCACTGGACCAAAACAGCTACCTGGGGGCAACATCACGCTTACGTATTCTCTAAGCCCGAATCCCAGCACAGGCTTCATTCTCTCTTATCTGAAAC ATTCATTTGGCTGCTATTCCTACCAGTTTCAGTGCTGGAACGGCAACTGTGTGCCAGCTAGGTGGCTCTGTAATGGCGTGGACGAGTGCAGAGATGGTTCTGATGAGGCAGGCTGCCCTCCCAACACATcggccttccctcccccttctccaccAGCTTGTAACAGGACCCTGGAAACCTTCTATggtgtcttctcttctccaggtttCAGTGCCGACCTCTCAGCCTTGCGTAGCGGCTATGAGTGCTGGTGGTTCCTTAACCCTCATGACAGTCACCGCATAGTCCTCCAGTTCGTGGCACTGGAGCTGGGCTACTCTGACGTCTTACGAGTCTACGATGAGTCCCCTGGGGGCCAGCTTCTGCGCAGCTTGGACTTCCTCAGCAGTGGCCAGCAAGTCACCGTGGAGTCCTCTGGCAGTAGGATGGCCGTCTTCTACCATGCTGGTGGCGGCAGTAGCCGCGGCTTCAATGCGACCTACCACATAATTGGCTACTGCCTGCCATGGGACACACCGTGTAGAGGCGGGGAGGATGGCTGCTTCACGGATGCGCAGCGCTGCGATGACGTCTGGGATTGTGAGACAGGTGAAGATGAAAAAGGATGCGGTTTCTGTCCCAGTGACCACTACCCCTGCGGCGGGGTTCATAGCGGCGGAAGCTCCTGCTACACTTTGGCAGACCGCTGTAACTACCAGGCTTCTTGCACAGATGGCGCCGATGAGAGGCGCTGCCGGTCCTGCCAGCCAGGAAATTTCCACTGCGAGGACGAGCGTTGTATCTACGAGACGTGGGTGTGTGATGGGCAGCCAGACTGCGTGGATGGCAGTGATGAGAGGAACTGTGGCTATCAGACGCCCCGCAAGGTGGTGACCGCTGCTGTGGTGGGCAGCCTGGTGTGCGGACTCCTCCTAGTGGTAGCTTTGGGATGTACCTGCAAGCTGTATGCTATCCGGACCCAAGAATACAG CATATTTGCACCGCTATCCCGGGCAGATGCAGAGTTCATGCAGCGGCAGGCCCCGCCCTCCTATGGTCAGCTCATCGCACAGGGTGCCATCCCACCTGTGGAGGACTTCCCCACTGAGAACCCTAATGAC AATTCAGTGCTGGGAAACCTGCGCTCCCTCCTGCAAATCCTGCGTCAAGACCAGGCCCAAGGAATCCCTCATCGGCGGCGGCACCGGAACCGCCACCTGCGACGCTTCATGCGCCGTCTCCGAAGATGGGGCCTGCTGCCCGCAACAACAACAGTAGTGACCGTTTCCAGTTCCGCACGAGAAGGGGGAAATTGCGATGGCGATGGGAGCAGCGGCGCAGGCCAGGATCCCCGAGCAGCCTCTACCGAATCTGAGGGAGCTGACAATGGTGAAGGAGCCACGGGTGGCGTAGAGTCAGCTGGTGCTTCTGAAGCGCCGCCCCTTCCACAGAAAGTGCCACTGGTGTCATCCCGTGACAGACTTCTCACTAGCACCAACAGTAACGTCATGCCGAGAGCCGAAGTGGCGAGCCCTGTGCCTTCTGGAAATGAATTTGTGCCAGCCTCTTTTGGGTCCGTTTTATCTGGTGTGGTTCAGAGCCTGCGGGGCCGGTTCTTCTCACACCACCAAGAGTGGAGAGGCTACGGTGATGCAGAAACACTCTCCCAGCCACTcccagggggggaggaggaagaggatgaaGTACTGTTACTGCCGCTGGCAGAAGGCTGGGCAGAGATGCTTCCAGAAACATCAGGCACATCCGTTGAAGGAGATGATGTCATGCTTCTTCCCTGTTAA